From the genome of Pseudomonas sp. AB6, one region includes:
- the mltF gene encoding membrane-bound lytic murein transglycosylase MltF yields the protein MFSHPAFRPLCAKWLIATGLLLMLGACVDKPNTLERVKEDGVLRVVTRNSPATYFQDRNGETGFEYELVKRFAEDLGVTLKIETADNIDDLYDQLHKPGGPVLAAAGLVATDSRKLQVRFSHPYLQVTTQIIYRNGQPRPSTAADLIGKKIMVLKGSSHAEQLAALKLKMPALEYEESDAVEVVDLLRMVDEGQIDLTLVDSNEVAMNQVYFPNVRVGFDLGEGRDQRWAVAPGDDNSLLNEINKFLDKVEKNGTLQRLKDRYYGHVDVLGYVGAYTFAQHLQERLPRYEKHFKTSAKQEQVDWRLLAAIGYQESLWQPEVTSKTGVRGLMMLTQNTAQAMGVVNRLDARQSIEGGAKYFAAMKDQLDDKIEEPDRTWLALAAYNVGSGHLDDARKMAEAEGMDPNKWLDVKKMLPRLAQKKWFSKTRYGYARGGEPVTFVANIRRYYDILTWVTQPQLEGSQVADGNLHVPGVDKTKPTEENPSL from the coding sequence ATCGCAACCGGACTCCTCCTGATGCTCGGCGCCTGTGTTGATAAACCCAACACACTGGAGCGAGTCAAGGAGGATGGCGTTTTGCGCGTCGTAACTCGTAACAGCCCGGCTACTTATTTTCAGGATCGCAACGGCGAAACCGGTTTTGAATACGAACTTGTTAAGCGTTTCGCCGAAGATCTCGGCGTCACACTGAAGATAGAGACAGCGGACAACATCGACGATTTGTATGATCAATTACACAAACCCGGTGGTCCGGTACTGGCCGCTGCCGGTTTGGTTGCGACCGATTCACGCAAATTGCAGGTGCGCTTCTCACACCCCTACTTGCAAGTCACCACTCAGATCATCTATCGCAACGGTCAACCGCGCCCATCGACGGCGGCCGATTTGATCGGAAAAAAAATTATGGTGCTTAAAGGCAGCAGCCACGCCGAGCAATTGGCCGCTCTGAAACTGAAAATGCCTGCACTGGAATACGAAGAATCTGACGCAGTTGAGGTTGTCGACCTACTGCGGATGGTTGATGAGGGTCAGATAGACCTGACCCTGGTTGATTCGAATGAAGTGGCAATGAATCAGGTGTACTTCCCAAACGTGCGCGTGGGGTTTGATTTGGGCGAGGGTCGCGATCAGCGTTGGGCGGTTGCGCCAGGTGACGACAACAGCCTACTCAACGAGATCAACAAATTTCTCGATAAGGTCGAGAAAAACGGCACGCTTCAACGCTTGAAAGACCGCTATTACGGGCACGTGGATGTCTTGGGTTACGTCGGCGCCTACACCTTCGCGCAACATCTTCAAGAGCGCTTGCCGCGCTACGAAAAACATTTCAAAACCTCTGCCAAGCAAGAACAGGTGGACTGGCGACTACTCGCGGCTATCGGTTATCAAGAGTCTCTTTGGCAGCCCGAGGTGACGTCAAAAACCGGTGTGCGTGGCTTGATGATGCTCACCCAAAACACGGCGCAAGCCATGGGCGTGGTCAATCGGCTGGACGCCAGGCAAAGCATTGAAGGCGGGGCAAAGTATTTTGCCGCCATGAAAGATCAGTTGGATGACAAGATTGAGGAGCCGGATCGAACCTGGCTTGCATTGGCCGCTTACAACGTTGGCAGCGGGCATTTGGACGACGCGCGAAAGATGGCGGAAGCCGAAGGAATGGACCCCAATAAATGGCTCGACGTGAAAAAAATGCTGCCGCGTCTGGCGCAAAAGAAGTGGTTCAGCAAAACCCGCTACGGCTACGCCCGCGGTGGCGAACCGGTAACTTTTGTCGCGAACATCCGCCGCTATTACGACATCCTCACTTGGGTGACTCAGCCACAGCTCGAGGGCAGTCAAGTGGCCGACGGCAACCTGCACGTGCCGGGAGTCGACAAGACCAAACCGACCGAAGAAAATCCTTCGCTGTAA